In Janthinobacterium rivuli, a single genomic region encodes these proteins:
- a CDS encoding GGDEF domain-containing protein has protein sequence MSIEGTDALHEILAGRKLSALFQPIIHMHSGDIIGYEGLIRGPSDSPLHAPMNLFKVARAHDLTLEVEHLCRQVVLERFAELQLPGKLFLNVSPECLLLRNARHGETLEYIEHIGINPDRVIIELTENQPTYDYELMREAVLHYRNMGFQIAIDDLGEGFSSLRLWSELRPEYVKIDMHFIQGINNDPVKLQFVRSIQEIAEKSGTLVIAEGIEAQTELLVLRDLGVAFGQGYHLGRPNAVPARALPAEVVQALGRNGVAVYPQRSSLEKNGASIRKLLHRVAAVSPEKNNNEVYDIFLKDPKLMIIPVVDDGVPLGLISRFEMIDHFARPYQRELYGKKSCSLFMDATPLIADHETSLQELSYTMVQSDAHHLFNGFIITEHGRYLGMGTGHDLMREITQMQINAARYANPLTQLPGNVPINEHIDRLLHSGSRFWVCYCDLDHFKPFNDVYGYRKGDDVIQLTGEILSGHCDPNRDFIGHIGGDDFMILFQSEDWETRCQAMLDDFAAAILAYYSSGDCERGGYISEDRQGKKVFYSLISLSLGVIKVEAHQYYTHHQIATQAAEAKKQAKKIHGNSLFLDRRQSAGVARMDA, from the coding sequence ATGAGCATCGAAGGGACGGATGCCTTGCACGAGATCCTCGCGGGCCGCAAGCTCAGTGCGCTGTTCCAGCCCATCATCCACATGCACAGCGGCGACATCATCGGCTACGAAGGCTTGATACGGGGGCCGTCCGACAGCCCCCTGCACGCGCCGATGAATCTGTTCAAGGTGGCGCGCGCGCATGACCTGACCCTGGAAGTGGAGCACCTGTGCCGGCAAGTGGTGCTCGAACGCTTTGCCGAACTGCAACTACCTGGCAAATTGTTCCTCAACGTCAGCCCCGAATGCCTGCTGCTGCGCAATGCCCGCCATGGCGAAACCCTGGAATACATCGAGCATATCGGCATCAATCCGGACCGCGTCATTATCGAGCTGACGGAAAACCAGCCCACGTATGACTACGAGCTGATGCGCGAAGCGGTGCTGCACTACCGCAACATGGGTTTCCAGATCGCCATCGACGACCTCGGCGAAGGCTTTTCCAGCCTGCGCCTGTGGTCGGAACTGCGCCCGGAATACGTGAAAATCGACATGCATTTCATCCAGGGCATCAATAATGACCCCGTGAAACTGCAATTCGTGCGCTCGATCCAGGAAATCGCGGAAAAATCGGGCACCCTGGTGATCGCCGAAGGCATCGAGGCGCAGACGGAATTGCTGGTCTTGCGCGACCTGGGCGTGGCCTTCGGGCAAGGCTATCACCTGGGCCGGCCCAACGCGGTGCCGGCACGCGCGCTGCCGGCCGAAGTGGTGCAGGCGCTGGGGCGCAACGGCGTGGCCGTATATCCGCAGCGCAGCAGCCTGGAAAAGAACGGCGCCAGCATCCGCAAGCTGCTGCACCGGGTGGCGGCCGTGTCGCCCGAGAAAAACAATAACGAGGTGTACGATATTTTCCTGAAAGACCCGAAGCTGATGATCATCCCCGTCGTCGACGACGGCGTGCCGCTGGGACTGATCAGCCGCTTCGAAATGATCGACCACTTCGCCCGCCCCTACCAGCGCGAACTGTATGGCAAGAAATCCTGCAGCCTGTTCATGGATGCCACACCCCTGATCGCCGACCACGAGACGAGCTTGCAGGAACTCAGCTACACCATGGTGCAGTCGGACGCCCACCACCTGTTCAACGGTTTCATCATCACCGAGCACGGCCGTTACCTGGGCATGGGCACGGGACACGACCTGATGCGCGAAATCACGCAGATGCAGATCAATGCGGCCCGCTACGCCAACCCGCTGACGCAACTGCCCGGCAACGTGCCCATCAACGAACATATCGACCGCTTATTGCACAGCGGCAGCCGCTTCTGGGTCTGCTATTGCGACCTCGACCACTTCAAGCCCTTCAACGATGTGTACGGCTACCGCAAGGGCGACGACGTGATCCAGCTGACGGGAGAAATCCTCAGCGGCCATTGCGACCCGAACCGCGACTTCATCGGCCACATCGGCGGCGACGATTTCATGATCCTGTTCCAGAGCGAAGACTGGGAAACGCGCTGCCAGGCCATGCTGGACGACTTCGCGGCCGCCATCCTCGCCTATTACAGCTCGGGCGACTGCGAACGGGGCGGCTACATCAGCGAAGACCGGCAAGGCAAGAAAGTGTTTTATTCGTTGATCAGCCTGTCGCTGGGCGTCATCAAGGTTGAGGCGCACCAGTACTACACGCACCATCAGATCGCCACGCAGGCGGCCGAAGCGAAGAAACAGGCCAAGAAAATCCACGGCAACAGCCTGTTTCTGGACCGCCGGCAAAGTGCGGGCGTGGCGCGCATGGATGCGTAG
- a CDS encoding prolyl oligopeptidase family serine peptidase, translating into MQLRSATLIFSLMTAFGGNALAQSAAMPSCPAADGAAVTYPVSKKVDQQDSYFGTTIADPYRWLEDANSAETGEWVTAQNKLTQSYLGTIPERAAIKQRLTKLWNYERFSTPTKQGGRYFYSRNDGLQNQAVLYTVKKLTDEPRLLLDPNTLSTDGTVALAGTSISPNGKYLAYATSASGSDWNEWKVRDIESGKDLTDHIQWAKFSGASWTKDNTGFFYSRYDAPNEATKLADINYFQKLYFHKIGTPQSDDVLVFDRPDQKEWAFGGSTVSDDGNYLIITATQGTERKNRVFYKDLRQKNAKVVGLLEEFDASYSFIDNDGPVFFFKTDNKAPKSRVIAIDTRKPAPADWKEIVPQSAETLVAVNLINNQLVLDYLKDAQTQIKIVDLKGKLVREVALPGIGSAGGFAGKRGDTETFYSFTSFTTPATIYRYDMKSGKSSVYRQPKVDFDPNAFETRQQFFTSRDGTKVPMFIVSKKGMKLDGTNPTYLYGYGGFNISLTPSFSVANLAWVEMGGVYVMANLRGGGEYGEAWHQAGTKLNKQNVFDDFIGAAQWLVDNKVTSPSKLAIGGGSNGGLLVGAAMTQRPDLFAAAIPQVGVLDMLRFHKFTVGWGWVPDYGSSDDAEQFKALVKYSPLHNLKAGGCYPATMITTADHDDRVVPAHSFKFAAAAQAAQGGAAPVLIRIDSKAGHGAGKPTTKQIEEVADRWGFLSRSLKMTPVVAEPAKVAAQ; encoded by the coding sequence ATGCAATTACGTAGTGCAACCCTCATATTCAGCTTGATGACCGCTTTCGGCGGCAATGCCCTGGCGCAAAGCGCCGCGATGCCATCGTGCCCGGCTGCCGACGGCGCTGCCGTGACGTATCCGGTCAGCAAAAAAGTCGACCAGCAAGACAGCTATTTCGGCACCACCATCGCCGATCCGTACCGCTGGCTGGAAGATGCCAACAGCGCGGAAACGGGCGAGTGGGTCACGGCGCAAAACAAGCTGACGCAGTCGTATCTGGGCACCATCCCCGAGCGCGCCGCGATCAAGCAGCGCCTGACCAAGCTGTGGAACTATGAGCGTTTCTCTACGCCAACGAAGCAGGGCGGCCGCTACTTCTACAGCCGCAACGACGGTTTGCAGAACCAGGCCGTGCTGTACACGGTGAAAAAACTGACGGACGAGCCGCGTCTGCTGCTGGACCCGAACACCCTGTCGACGGATGGCACGGTGGCGCTGGCCGGCACCTCGATCAGCCCGAACGGCAAGTACCTGGCGTATGCCACGTCGGCCTCCGGTTCCGACTGGAACGAGTGGAAAGTACGCGACATCGAATCGGGCAAGGATTTGACGGATCACATCCAGTGGGCTAAGTTCTCCGGCGCTTCGTGGACCAAGGACAACACCGGTTTCTTCTACAGCCGCTATGACGCGCCGAATGAAGCCACCAAGCTGGCCGATATCAATTACTTCCAGAAATTGTATTTCCACAAGATCGGCACGCCGCAAAGCGACGACGTACTGGTCTTCGACCGTCCCGACCAGAAGGAATGGGCGTTTGGCGGCAGCACCGTCAGCGACGACGGCAATTATTTGATCATCACGGCCACGCAGGGCACGGAACGCAAGAACCGCGTCTTCTACAAGGACTTGCGCCAGAAGAACGCCAAGGTCGTCGGCTTGCTGGAAGAATTCGACGCGTCGTACTCGTTCATCGACAATGACGGTCCCGTGTTCTTCTTCAAGACGGACAACAAGGCGCCAAAATCGCGCGTGATCGCCATCGATACGCGCAAACCTGCGCCTGCCGATTGGAAAGAAATCGTGCCGCAAAGCGCGGAAACCCTCGTCGCCGTCAACCTGATCAACAACCAGCTGGTGCTCGACTACTTGAAAGATGCGCAAACGCAAATCAAGATCGTCGACCTGAAAGGCAAGCTGGTGCGCGAAGTGGCCTTGCCGGGCATCGGTTCGGCCGGCGGTTTTGCGGGCAAGCGTGGCGACACGGAAACGTTCTACTCGTTTACCAGCTTCACGACGCCAGCGACCATCTACCGCTACGACATGAAATCGGGCAAGAGCAGCGTGTACCGCCAGCCGAAAGTCGATTTCGACCCGAACGCCTTTGAAACACGCCAGCAATTCTTCACCAGCCGCGACGGCACCAAGGTGCCGATGTTCATCGTCTCGAAAAAAGGCATGAAGCTGGACGGCACGAATCCGACCTATCTGTACGGCTATGGCGGCTTCAATATTTCGCTCACGCCGAGCTTCTCCGTGGCGAATCTTGCCTGGGTAGAAATGGGCGGCGTCTACGTGATGGCCAACCTGCGCGGCGGCGGAGAATATGGCGAAGCTTGGCATCAGGCTGGCACCAAGCTGAACAAGCAAAACGTCTTCGACGACTTTATTGGCGCGGCGCAGTGGCTGGTGGACAATAAAGTCACCTCGCCATCGAAACTGGCGATCGGCGGCGGCAGCAATGGCGGCCTGCTGGTCGGTGCGGCCATGACGCAGCGTCCCGATCTGTTCGCTGCAGCCATCCCGCAAGTGGGCGTGCTCGACATGCTGCGCTTCCACAAGTTCACCGTGGGCTGGGGCTGGGTGCCTGACTATGGTTCGTCGGACGACGCCGAGCAGTTCAAGGCGCTGGTGAAATACTCGCCGCTGCACAATCTGAAAGCGGGCGGCTGCTATCCAGCCACCATGATCACGACGGCCGACCACGACGACCGCGTCGTGCCAGCCCACAGCTTCAAGTTCGCTGCAGCTGCCCAGGCAGCGCAAGGTGGCGCGGCGCCCGTGCTGATCCGTATCGACAGCAAGGCTGGCCATGGCGCCGGCAAGCCGACGACCAAGCAGATCGAAGAAGTGGCTGATCGCTGGGGCTTCCTCAGCCGTTCGTTGAAGATGACGCCGGTAGTGGCGGAGCCAGCCAAGGTGGCGGCGCAGTAA
- a CDS encoding STM4011 family radical SAM protein, with amino-acid sequence MLTAQPGVLSLLYRGTLASCNYACGYCPFAKKRDSRATLARDAREVARFTSWVAAQKRDISVLFTPWGEALVRRHYRTAMQTLAALPHVRQVALQTNLSGPLNWLQAMDGLEKIGLWCTYHPDQTTLARFLARCARLDTMGVRYSVGVVAMNEHLDAIRALRAALPAHVYLWLNAFDRRGPGYYSGEDLTWFDAIDPWFAQNRRPSPSRGKPCLAGEASLSVDGDGELTRCHFVPERLGNLYVDDLADMLQERSCPRFKCDCYIGYAQRKDLPFQAVFGEGVLARIVHAEQRRSD; translated from the coding sequence GTGCTGACCGCGCAGCCAGGCGTGCTGTCCTTGCTATACCGTGGCACCCTGGCAAGTTGCAACTACGCCTGCGGCTACTGCCCGTTCGCCAAGAAGCGCGACAGCCGCGCCACCCTGGCCCGCGATGCGCGCGAAGTGGCGCGGTTTACCAGCTGGGTGGCGGCACAAAAGCGGGACATCAGCGTCCTGTTTACGCCCTGGGGCGAAGCGCTGGTGCGGCGCCACTACCGTACGGCCATGCAGACGCTGGCTGCCTTGCCCCATGTGCGCCAGGTGGCGCTGCAAACGAATCTGTCCGGTCCCCTGAACTGGCTGCAAGCGATGGACGGCCTGGAAAAAATCGGCCTGTGGTGCACCTACCACCCGGACCAGACGACCCTTGCCCGCTTTCTCGCACGCTGCGCGCGCCTGGACACGATGGGCGTGCGCTACTCCGTCGGCGTCGTCGCCATGAACGAACACCTGGACGCCATCCGCGCCCTGCGCGCGGCCCTGCCGGCCCACGTCTACCTGTGGCTGAACGCGTTTGACCGGCGTGGCCCCGGCTATTACAGCGGGGAAGACCTGACCTGGTTTGACGCCATCGACCCGTGGTTCGCGCAAAACCGCCGCCCGTCTCCCTCGCGCGGCAAACCGTGCCTGGCGGGCGAAGCGTCGCTGTCCGTCGATGGCGATGGCGAACTGACGCGCTGCCATTTCGTGCCGGAGCGCCTGGGGAATTTGTATGTGGATGACCTGGCCGACATGCTGCAAGAACGCAGCTGCCCGCGCTTCAAGTGCGATTGCTATATCGGCTACGCGCAGCGCAAGGATTTGCCGTTTCAGGCGGTGTTTGGGGAGGGGGTATTGGCTAGGATCGTGCACGCAGAGCAACGTAGGTCGGATTAG
- a CDS encoding STM4012 family radical SAM protein codes for MNPSEQPGTLAQRMRHTPYQAYSYSYPHKAAYRALPQAAPLAPLWAQQDRSALFAYIHIPFCEMRCGFCNLFAMARPSADMVERYVQQVLVQMRALNGALGERRFARFALGGGTPTYLSPAQLDTLLCGARDILGIDLQHTPAGIEASPETITAERLAVCRAHGIDRVSLGIQSFAAGEMRALARPQQNATVHHAIGLIRAAGFPTLNLDLIYGIAGQTVASLLASIDSALAFAPEEIYLYPLYVREQTGLGKVARRQGAQSLNPIMLARDGDSRLALYAAARDHLRALGYEQVSMRMFRAPHAPEQNGPSYCCQNDGMVGLGAGARSYTSRLHYSSEYAVARTETIGIIDNYLALDEERFAQAEHGYVLDDAEQRRRYVIQSLLTEPGLDRDAYTARFGTRCELDLPQLAELHALELVEENGPLLRLNDRGYSYADTIGPWLASETVRTLMAEGGQAC; via the coding sequence GTGAACCCATCCGAACAACCGGGCACCCTGGCGCAGCGCATGCGCCACACGCCCTACCAGGCGTATTCATACTCGTATCCGCACAAGGCCGCCTACCGCGCCTTGCCGCAGGCCGCGCCGCTGGCGCCCCTGTGGGCGCAGCAGGACCGCTCCGCCCTCTTCGCCTACATCCACATCCCGTTTTGCGAAATGCGCTGCGGCTTTTGCAACCTGTTCGCCATGGCGCGCCCGAGTGCCGACATGGTCGAGCGCTACGTCCAGCAAGTGCTGGTGCAGATGCGCGCGCTCAACGGCGCGCTGGGCGAACGGCGCTTTGCCCGCTTCGCGCTGGGCGGCGGCACGCCTACTTACCTGTCACCGGCGCAGCTTGACACCCTGCTGTGTGGCGCGCGCGACATCCTCGGCATCGACCTGCAGCACACGCCGGCCGGCATCGAGGCGTCGCCTGAAACCATCACGGCCGAGCGGCTTGCCGTCTGCCGCGCGCATGGCATCGACCGGGTCAGCCTGGGCATCCAGAGCTTTGCCGCCGGCGAGATGCGCGCGCTGGCGCGTCCCCAGCAAAACGCCACCGTGCATCACGCCATCGGCCTGATACGCGCGGCCGGCTTCCCCACCCTGAACCTGGACCTGATCTACGGCATCGCCGGGCAAACCGTGGCCAGCCTGCTCGCGTCCATCGACAGCGCGCTGGCGTTTGCGCCCGAGGAAATCTACCTGTATCCGCTGTACGTACGGGAACAGACGGGTCTCGGCAAGGTGGCGCGCCGCCAGGGCGCGCAGTCGCTCAACCCCATCATGCTGGCGCGCGACGGCGACAGCCGCCTGGCCCTGTACGCGGCCGCGCGCGACCATCTGCGCGCCCTGGGCTATGAACAGGTCTCGATGCGCATGTTCCGCGCACCGCATGCACCGGAGCAGAACGGTCCCTCGTACTGCTGCCAGAATGACGGCATGGTGGGCCTGGGCGCGGGCGCCCGCTCTTACACTTCGCGCCTGCATTATTCGAGCGAGTACGCGGTGGCGAGAACGGAGACCATCGGCATCATCGACAACTACCTGGCGCTGGATGAGGAACGCTTCGCGCAGGCCGAACACGGCTATGTGCTCGATGATGCGGAACAGCGCCGCCGCTACGTGATCCAGTCGCTGCTGACGGAACCGGGCCTGGACCGCGACGCCTACACGGCGCGCTTCGGCACGCGCTGCGAGCTTGATCTTCCGCAACTGGCCGAGCTGCACGCCTTGGAACTGGTGGAAGAAAACGGCCCCCTGCTGCGCCTGAACGACCGCGGCTACAGCTACGCCGACACCATCGGCCCGTGGCTGGCCTCCGAGACGGTGCGCACGCTGATGGCCGAAGGCGGCCAGGCGTGCTGA
- a CDS encoding STM4013/SEN3800 family hydrolase, protein MFKDTPAIPDMHAIVGSHDIVFITLDTLRHDVAQALYEAGELPVLGRFLPPGGWDKRHSPATFTYAAHQAFFAGFLPTPAAPGRHPRLFASAFAGSETTSPHTFAFEEADLPAALAARGYRTICIGGVGFFNKQTALGAVLPSLFQESHWSAGMGVASRHSTQKQVALATQLLAQNDQRTFLFINVAALHTPNRAYLPGCRADNLDSHAAALRYVDGALAPLFAACAARAPTFAIVCSDHGSAYGEDGYRGHRIAHDSVWQVPYAHFFLTPDTISQESPP, encoded by the coding sequence ATGTTTAAAGACACACCTGCCATCCCCGACATGCACGCCATCGTCGGCAGCCACGACATCGTCTTCATCACGCTCGACACCCTGCGCCATGACGTGGCGCAAGCCCTGTATGAAGCGGGCGAACTGCCCGTGCTGGGCCGTTTTCTGCCGCCGGGCGGCTGGGACAAGCGCCACTCGCCCGCCACGTTCACGTATGCGGCGCACCAGGCCTTCTTTGCCGGTTTTTTGCCCACGCCGGCAGCGCCGGGCCGCCATCCGCGCCTGTTCGCCAGCGCTTTTGCGGGCAGCGAAACCACCTCGCCGCACACGTTTGCGTTCGAAGAAGCGGACCTGCCCGCCGCGCTGGCCGCGCGCGGCTACCGCACCATCTGCATCGGCGGCGTGGGTTTTTTCAACAAGCAGACGGCGCTGGGCGCGGTGCTGCCGTCGCTGTTCCAGGAAAGCCACTGGAGCGCCGGCATGGGCGTGGCCAGCCGCCATTCGACGCAAAAGCAGGTGGCGCTGGCGACCCAGCTGCTGGCGCAAAACGATCAGCGCACCTTCTTGTTCATCAACGTGGCCGCCCTGCACACGCCGAACCGCGCCTACCTGCCCGGCTGCCGCGCCGACAATCTTGACAGCCATGCGGCGGCCCTGCGCTATGTGGATGGCGCGCTGGCCCCCCTGTTTGCCGCCTGCGCCGCGCGCGCGCCCACGTTTGCCATCGTCTGCTCGGATCACGGCAGCGCGTATGGCGAAGACGGCTACCGTGGCCACCGCATCGCCCACGACAGCGTGTGGCAGGTGCCGTACGCGCACTTCTTCCTCACGCCAGATACCATTTCTCAGGAGTCCCCACCGTGA
- a CDS encoding STM4014 family protein has translation MLLLATSGSKRVRLMQAARAQLRLPPAQVLEWRDWLAQPALLEDALRRPCLFKIEPPGDDPAAHLRLLHDGCRQLDRAPVHAPEHGELLAMDAWFAGFASAMASLAAQLADLPQARVVNAPAEICLMTDKLACQRHLAAHGIAIPSLLGPVHGYEHLQSLLHEHQLDRVYLKPRYGSSASGVVAYRSNKAGRQQATTSAALQQGDGAARLFNVKRMARYESEHDIAALVDALAAQELYAETWLNKPRCGDGHYDLRVVTLAGQPAHRVARIGHQMMTNLHLDNRRGDTAGLLDAADLAALEAASAQAARAFPHSHVTGYDLVVRHGHAHVLEANAFGDLLPGLLWQGADTYAAQLTQLPHV, from the coding sequence ATGCTTTTGCTGGCCACCAGCGGCAGCAAGCGCGTGCGCCTGATGCAGGCGGCGCGCGCGCAATTGCGCCTGCCGCCCGCGCAGGTGCTGGAATGGCGCGACTGGCTGGCGCAGCCTGCCCTGCTCGAGGACGCCTTGCGCCGGCCCTGCCTGTTCAAGATCGAGCCGCCTGGCGACGACCCGGCGGCGCACCTGCGGCTGCTGCATGACGGTTGTCGACAGCTTGATCGCGCGCCCGTGCATGCACCGGAACATGGCGAGCTGCTGGCCATGGATGCGTGGTTCGCAGGATTTGCATCCGCCATGGCCTCCCTGGCGGCGCAGCTGGCCGACCTGCCGCAGGCGCGCGTCGTCAATGCGCCAGCCGAAATCTGTCTCATGACGGACAAGCTGGCGTGCCAGCGCCACCTGGCCGCGCACGGCATCGCCATTCCCAGCCTGCTCGGCCCCGTGCACGGCTATGAGCACCTGCAGTCGCTGCTGCACGAACACCAGCTTGACCGCGTTTACCTGAAACCGCGCTACGGCTCCTCCGCGTCGGGCGTCGTCGCCTACCGCAGCAACAAGGCCGGGCGCCAGCAAGCCACCACCTCGGCCGCCTTGCAGCAGGGCGATGGCGCGGCGCGTCTGTTCAACGTCAAGCGCATGGCGCGCTACGAATCCGAACACGACATCGCCGCCCTCGTCGACGCGCTGGCCGCCCAGGAACTGTATGCGGAAACATGGCTGAACAAGCCGCGCTGCGGCGACGGCCACTACGACTTGCGCGTCGTGACCCTGGCCGGCCAGCCGGCGCACCGGGTGGCGCGCATCGGCCACCAGATGATGACGAATCTGCACCTCGACAACCGGCGTGGCGACACGGCCGGCCTCTTGGACGCAGCCGACCTGGCGGCGCTGGAAGCGGCCAGCGCCCAGGCCGCGCGCGCCTTCCCACACAGTCACGTGACGGGCTACGACCTCGTCGTGCGCCATGGCCATGCCCATGTGCTGGAGGCGAACGCCTTCGGCGACCTGCTGCCAGGCCTGCTGTGGCAAGGCGCGGACACTTACGCAGCGCAACTGACGCAACTGCCCCATGTTTAA
- a CDS encoding STM4015 family protein — MTISESTTLFHKKKVVEYDPDIALQSGQDIVYRLSLEYDDKRKMPDLIAGFLEKTDKNALEALIIGMWGDPYEAGADEVIAALASHAPQLPNLRALFIGDMTYEECEISWIVQGSYKPLLDAFPQLEELRIRGGNELVIEPFAHQNLRRFTIEAGGIDQKIAEALAQSSMPQLEHLELWLGTDDYGFSGDADLYRKVLAQLTVPTLRYLGLRDAEIADDLAVWLAEEPLVAQLDTLDLSLGTIGDLGAVAMLNHTQLGKLKRLDLSHHYISEENQAKLKALPFEVVLDDPQEADEDDGESYRYVAVGE; from the coding sequence ATGACGATTTCCGAAAGCACCACCCTCTTCCACAAGAAAAAAGTCGTCGAGTACGATCCTGATATCGCGCTGCAATCCGGACAGGATATCGTCTACCGCCTCTCGCTCGAGTATGACGACAAGCGCAAGATGCCGGACCTGATCGCCGGCTTCCTGGAAAAAACCGACAAGAATGCGCTTGAAGCGCTGATCATCGGCATGTGGGGCGACCCGTACGAAGCGGGCGCCGACGAGGTGATCGCCGCGCTGGCCAGTCACGCGCCGCAGTTGCCGAACTTGCGCGCCCTGTTCATCGGCGACATGACGTACGAGGAATGCGAAATCTCGTGGATCGTGCAAGGCAGCTACAAGCCGCTGCTGGACGCTTTCCCGCAGCTGGAAGAGCTGCGCATCCGTGGCGGCAATGAACTCGTCATCGAACCGTTCGCGCACCAGAACCTGCGCCGCTTCACCATCGAAGCGGGCGGCATCGATCAAAAGATCGCCGAAGCGCTGGCGCAATCGAGCATGCCGCAGCTGGAACACCTGGAGCTGTGGCTGGGCACGGACGACTATGGCTTTTCGGGCGACGCCGACCTGTACCGCAAGGTGCTGGCGCAGCTGACCGTGCCAACCCTGCGCTACCTGGGCTTGCGCGACGCGGAAATCGCCGACGACCTGGCCGTCTGGCTGGCGGAAGAACCATTGGTGGCGCAGCTCGACACCCTCGACCTGTCGCTGGGCACCATCGGCGACCTGGGCGCCGTAGCCATGCTCAATCATACGCAGCTGGGCAAGTTGAAGCGCCTGGACCTGTCGCACCATTACATCTCGGAAGAAAACCAGGCCAAGCTGAAGGCGCTGCCCTTCGAGGTGGTGCTGGACGATCCGCAGGAAGCCGATGAAGACGATGGCGAAAGCTATCGCTATGTCGCCGTCGGCGAATAA
- a CDS encoding helix-turn-helix domain-containing protein has translation MKTSVSTNSPPEVGATLQRLRLARGLTLEDLSRIAGVSKSMLSQIEREKANPTIAITWRLANALGVQIGELLSSAEKAVETIRITDAHETPTLPGDHAGYVLRILGPMELAGKYEWYEVTLAPGGELASQPHDPGTTEHLTVIHGNLELEVGTAKKKVKNGGTARYPADQPHTIRNLGKTEGKALLVVIHR, from the coding sequence ATGAAAACCAGCGTTTCGACCAATTCTCCGCCCGAAGTGGGCGCCACCCTGCAACGGCTGCGCCTGGCGCGCGGCCTGACACTGGAGGATTTGTCGCGCATCGCCGGCGTGTCGAAGTCCATGCTGTCGCAAATCGAGCGCGAAAAAGCCAATCCCACCATCGCCATCACGTGGCGCCTGGCCAACGCCCTGGGCGTGCAGATCGGCGAATTGCTGTCCAGCGCGGAAAAAGCCGTGGAAACCATCCGCATCACGGACGCCCACGAAACCCCCACCCTGCCCGGCGACCACGCTGGCTACGTGCTGCGCATCCTGGGGCCGATGGAACTGGCCGGCAAATATGAATGGTATGAAGTGACCCTGGCGCCGGGCGGTGAGCTGGCGTCGCAACCGCATGATCCGGGCACCACCGAGCATTTGACGGTGATTCACGGCAACCTGGAGCTGGAAGTGGGAACGGCGAAGAAAAAGGTCAAGAATGGCGGCACGGCGCGCTATCCGGCGGACCAGCCACATACGATACGCAACCTGGGCAAGACGGAAGGCAAGGCATTATTGGTGGTCATCCATAGATAG